The sequence GTTTATGCAATTATGTCAAAAATATTAGAAATAATTGTCAATATTGAACAAAGACGATCATACCAAAATATGTTAAGCTATCCTCATATACTATAGATGTGCAGACAATAGTAAGTGTAACTGTCTGACCGTTTGTGCATAATGGCACAAGAAAAGAGATGAAAGCGTATGCTCTGGTAAAGGCATCAACTTTTATAATCGGAAATTTCAAAATAGTCATTCACAAGATTGTTTCCATTGAAAAACCATAGTAAAATGATGGTGAATCCTAAGTCTCGTTCAATTGCGAAGTCTGGAGGAAAGAAAATGGAAGTATTGAAAGGGCAGGAAGCGTTGCAGGCTCTGGTTGGTGTTTTGCCTCATATCGTTAAGTCTCTGCCTGAAGATATGGCACTCTATGTAACTGATGGCGAAAAATACATACAAGCTGTGGAAGGTGCCGATTTACCGATTGGCATCACTGTGGGAAGTAAAGTATGGGGAAAAGCCACGGAAAAGTGTATGGTGGAAAAGAGAAAAACATCCTTTAATGTTCGTGACGGCATGCCATTTAAAGGGGTTAACATTCCGATTCTCGATGAAAATAACAATTCCGTAGGTACTGTAATATGTGCTACAGGCCGAAAAAAACAGCAGGATGTCAATCAAGTTGCTGAGCAATTAGCTGATACGCTGGACCAAATGGCCGAGGCTATGAATGAGATTGCTTCTGGAGCGGCAAGGCTGGCGGAAGTCGGGCAAGCGCTTACCGAAAAGGCCCAATTGTCCGATAAGAAAATTGCCGAAACGGAAGTCATCATCAATTCGATCAAATCTATATCCAATCAGACCAATCTGCTCGGCTTAAATGCAGCGATCGAGTCCGCCAGGGCTGGAGAATATGGGCGGGGGTTTGGTGTCGTCGCCCAGGAAATCCGGAAATTGGCCGATGAAAGCAAACATTCCACAGAACAGGTAAAGGTCATCAT comes from Desulfitobacterium chlororespirans DSM 11544 and encodes:
- a CDS encoding methyl-accepting chemotaxis protein — protein: MEVLKGQEALQALVGVLPHIVKSLPEDMALYVTDGEKYIQAVEGADLPIGITVGSKVWGKATEKCMVEKRKTSFNVRDGMPFKGVNIPILDENNNSVGTVICATGRKKQQDVNQVAEQLADTLDQMAEAMNEIASGAARLAEVGQALTEKAQLSDKKIAETEVIINSIKSISNQTNLLGLNAAIESARAGEYGRGFGVVAQEIRKLADESKHSTEQVKVIIEAISSAVKNMILSAEESGAISQQQAAAIQENTATIDELRNVGLKLKDFAAKL